TAGCTTTAGAATTGAGATAAACCACATCAATGAAATCATGTAACTTTAGAACTGAGATACATACCTTTCCAACAATTGCTGGTCCAATAATGCTATTTACATTGCTCACAGCCTAGCAAAAGACAATACAACTTATTAGTCCAATGTGAAAAAAGAAAACAACCCATCAAAAACAGAATGGTTGCAATCACTCACACAGGTTAGCTGTGGATTCAAATTTTAAGCCAAAAGCTACACAGTAACATTAGTCAACTGAAGTTTAGAGCATAGCCTTCAAATAGGTTCTCAAATCAAATTTATCGCAAATAAAAGGGGGAGGATACACATGTTGGTTTCTATTATATAAGTTAACCATGACCACTGGATGCATGAATGACTACAGTGCATGCGAGTGCATAGCAAATTATATTTGCTCAGACTGAAATGGAAAAATTGGCTGGTTAACTAACCTTAAGAACACCCTTGCCAAGATAATCAGATCCTCCATCCCTCAACTCCAAGGCCTCATATATTCCTGAGAGAGGTCAATTGTTCAAAGATAAAAATGTCAAAATTCTGTGCTGATGTCTAACATATGGAACTTGAGGCAACTACAGAAGGCAACCTATTCAAAAAGTAATGTCTGGACCACAAACTGAAATTTCGCAAAAAGTCCATTCCAAACGAAATAGCAGATACTGACATCCCATAGTACTATCTAATATGTAAAGGTGTCTGGACCACAAACTGAAATTTCACAAAAAGTCCATTCCAAACGAAATAGCAGATGTTGACGTCCCATAATACCATATCTAATATGAAAAGTATGTCTTTTTCTATGTTGCTAACATGTCAAAATGATTAAATGGCATGGTATATCACATATAAATATGTTTtcttgattcaatagataagaaTACTTTAGGGAAGGTCTATTGGCTTTACTGCATTCTTTCTGTGTTATTTGAAAACAAAATCATGCTTATAATCGATGATTGAAGCAAGGTTCAGAGAAGTGTAACTGAAAATAAATAGATAAATAAATCACATTATATCTGAAAAAACATTCTAATTAATAGTGGACAGTATAATAACAGGAGTTCAAAAGTCAAGGTTGCCTTCTGCTTCATTAAGAGATCCAGAAGGTAAGCAATTTTCAGATCAGCTGACCATGTCACGGCGGTGATGATTCTGCTGACATGTTTCTAAACACTCTTAGGCTCTGCTTTGAAACGATTAAGCTGATTTTTATAAACCCCCCGAACATAGAAATAATCTCGCAGGGAGTATTTCAATTCGCGCAGTAAAAAAAGCAGGTTCCAAACACGCGCTGGTCATGGCGGCGGAGAACATACTGAAAACTTAGGACAAGAATATACGCATCAATCAGATCTAGCAACAAAACAACCGCGCGCGCATCTCAGTCGTAGACTCCTAGCCAGTTCAACATGATGAAGGTCTGTTATTATCCCCCACAACCAACAACAAACGCACAGTATACATGTCACAGAGCCACACAGCATCGACGATCTCAGACACCGCTCGAATCCCTCGACACGTCCAGATCAAGCAAGCACAGTATACATGTCACAGAGCCACACAGCATCGACGATCTCAGACACCGCTCGAATCCCTCGACACGACCAGATCAAGCAAACCAAACCAAGCAGTCGCTCAGGAACAGAGCACGCTGGTGGAtggagcagagcagaggcagACAGACAGACGTACCAGTGGATGCGCCGCTCGGAACGGCCCCCCTCGCGAAGCTGCCGTCGCTGAGGCCGATGTCCACCTGCGCGCAGCGCAGCAGTTAATCCAGATTCATCATATCATAGGAAAACAAAACCGGAGCACATCGGCACAGCGACGCGGCGAATCGGAACAGATCACCAAATTCACAGCAGCCTCTGGAAGACTCAGCAAAACGAACGCACCTCGACGGTGGGGTTGCCGCGGCTGTCGAAGATCTGCCTCGCCTTCACCCACGTGATCGTGACCGCCATCTCTCGAAAAGGCCTAGAAGCGCTCGCTCGCTATCTGTGGTCGCGTCTGCTTGCGCTTTTGCCTCGCCTCTCGACTCGGGAGCGGCCGCGGCCGGCCGGGCTATTTGTAGAAGAAGAGGCAGCGGAGgtttgggggtgggggtgggggccaCCTGGCGGTGAGAGATGTTTGAGCGGGTGGAGCCCGCCCGTCGGTGGCCTTGGCTTTGCTTGGAGGAGGGGAAGGTCCCTCCACGATCGCTCTTGGTTTCCACGGGGCGGGGCTGCGGGAGCATATTCGATTTCTTGTTCCGTGGTGCAAGGACTGTGTGCGCTTTCGTTTCGTTCAAATATAGGAACTTGCTTATTATCTATCGTTTTCGGTGTCCGTGCCACAACTTTAACTAAATTTGTACAAAATATATGTAACATttgtgtctctaaataaatttgttaaaaaactagattcaaagatctttccaatgatgctaattatgtatcataaataataatattttttaatatatattttgttagagcatctccaagagtttgccatctcaacttgctatccatataattttggcaaaacaataaaaaatagcctccaacagtttggcaaaacaacttggcatcaatagcaacttggcAAATCTTCCCTCCGCACGCGCAAATATGCGCGCACGTATACGTCTTGGCATCTGGGGCTCTTCgtttcttagcggggctcttcgttcgcttagcgggcctcttcgttttgttaacgggtttttttattttaccaagtcaaaaatgccaaactcttggagatggattgtttttttacttggcatataattttgggagttggcaaatcacaagatttgccaaataaaatttgacaaactcttggagatgctcttaaagttgtttctcgggaagcgagaacgacagatattctgggacggagggagtatgcttttcttctttgctGAAAAGCTGTGGTGGCTTCTTCTTGTGCGGCGGCGGCTGTGCCTGGTTTCTTCTATCTATACACAAACAGGCTCTACAATGATTATTATTACAAGCCGTTGAATAAGAGAGATACTTTGTACGCAATAATTCAAATGTAATTTGAGTGTAACCATATGTTTAAAACATCTGTTGTATATGTTGTAATAGTATTTACGAGCTTTCattcaaatgatttcagctgcaGATCATAATAGTATGCATATgcgtatctttttttttttttttgcgaatataTGCATATGCATATCGAGTATCGTCTCTTAATTAGATTTAACTGTCCTTTATTTAATAGAAAAATTCCAGGTTTAACTTTTAAGCAGTTACTTAAATTACACTAGAAACTAATGGCACAAGAGGACACGAGAGCTTCCAGCGCTTTTAGAGATCAAAGCACATGTTAGGTAGGCACGGGAAAAGGAGTACTTTTGCGTCGCCGCCTTGCTCACCATCTGCTGCTGGTCTTGGTCCAATCAGACGTGCAACTCTGTCGACGAAAGTAACAGCTCGTCTAGGTGACTAGGCAGCAAGCATGATGTATGGGTTTTAATCCTTCCACCCGCGTGCACAAAGTCACAACTAGCTCTTACTTTTGTCTAGAAAGATGACACTTGGCACATTGAAAGGTCATTCTGAAGTTCTTAGCTTTATTAATCTTTCTCGGACAAAGATACGTCGCTCTCCTGCACGATTTGAGAAGACCACGGACTCCAGAAATTCTCATGTTATACCTCTCCTGCATGATTTGAGAAGACCACGGACTCTAGAATTTCTCATGTTATACGGTTCATTTATTTAGACCCTGAGAGCGGACCAGACCCGGAATTCAGCGATGAACAGAACGGAGGCATGACAGCAGCTCAAGTTGGGGTTACGTTGTCAGAACTTTGTCAAAATGCTGGCCACACACGGTCGGAAAACCAATACCAAATTGTCAGTACGCACATAGTAAATGTCAAAGAAATGATTTGGGCTTCTGGTAAACTTTTTTCTTTCGATTACCGTTGACCACAGGTCCTTGTCACGTTGTCCCCGGAGCTGGAATTTGCCCcccttgtttttgtttttttgtttgtcCCAGGGAGTCTGGGTGGCAACTGGCAACACTGCTCGTGTCATTCCAATAATGCCACCATTTTAAATTGATCGACAAGTTCAGTCGTGAATTCATGATAAGGAATTCGACTTtgcctttgcatatttttcttagagttaaatgcaccagagatccattaacttgtgaggaggcttcagttgggtccatcaactttcaaagtggttTTTTAgtcataaacttttaaaatggttcactacaGTTCATatctatttatttaaccttaaattcaaaaCATATTTGTAGAAAACCCTTCCCGCAGCTGGTCACGTACGCGGACGGCTCCGTGGCGCCCGCCGTCGCTGCTGCGGGCGCGCTGGCGAGCCGCTGCTGTCCTCCAACCGGCAGCTTTCCTTGCTATTGCTACTACTGCTAGTTCGCCAATGGAGGCAGTGAAACGCGTCTGCTCGCTGTCCCGGCCACCCATGGCACCGCTGCCCGCCTTCTTCTTTCTCACCGTGGCTGCCTTCGCGGCCAGAGACACCATCCTCCCCGGCGAGGGCATCTCTGGGAACGAGACGCTGGTGTCCCGGAACGGCGTGTTTGAGCTGGGGTTTTTCTCGTCGGGGACGGATTTATACCACTTCCTGGGCGTCCGGATCAGGAACATGCCGAGGAACGCGGGCACCCCGAAGTTCTGGTTCGGGCACCGGGTCTACATCTCCGACCTTTCCAGCGCGGCGCTGCAACTCTTCGGCGACCGCCTGTACATCACGGAGGCCGGGGCCTACCTCTGGTGGTCAAGCGTGGCGGGCGacgacagcgacggcgacggccCCACGCCCGCACCCGCATCCACCGTCGCGGTCCTCCTCGACAGCGGCAACCTCGTGGTGAGGGACCAGGCCAACTCGTCGCGGGTCCTGTGGCAGAGCTTCGACTACCCCGGCGACGCGCTGCTCCCCGGCGCGAGGCTCGGGCTCGACGGGGACACCGGGAACGACGTCTCGCTGACGTACACCAACACGAACTGGTTCAGCGCCTCAGCGTCAGCGTCGACCAGCAGCCTCAGCGTCGACCAGCGCAGGAGGAACGGGTTCGTGCTCACCACCCACGGTTGGGACGTCCTCCGGGGAACCTTCCCGGAGTGGATGGTGTCTTCTCAAGATAACGGCAGTTCACTGTTGCTGCTCAAAAATCGTCCGGCGCAGGCATGGCGGAGCACTTGCGGCTCCATCTGGGGCAAGTGAGCCTACGGAGCTGGTCGAGTTTTGCTGGCTGCTGGGTGGCCCGCTGGACCTTCCCTTCCGACTGCAAATCCAGCGCCTTCTTCTGCGGCCGTTTCGGCGCCTGCACGAGCAACGGCACGTGTGGCTGCGTCCACAGATTCGAGCCTTCGAAACCATCAGAGTGGCAGCGTGGATACTTTGTGGACGGATGCTCGAGGTCTCGTCCACTGAGGTGCACGGCAGATGATGGCCTGACGGTGGAACACGATGACTCGTTTGTGCTGCTAGATAACCTGCGAGGGCACCCTTGCAACTCGCAGAACGACACGGCAGAGGGTGACGAAGGATGCAGACAAGCCTGTCTGAGCAAATGCTACTGCATCGCATACGCGTATGACGACGACTCTGGATGCAAGCTATGGTACAACTACCTGTACAACGTGAGTTTCGCTGCTCCTACCATTCTTGCAAACAtgcaggcgccgccgccggtggtACGGCCATCAGTGCAGCATAGGGGTGCCGTGGACATGGATCTTGCGCTTGGCCTGGCGGCGACGAGGCCGGCGTGTGAGACGGACGACAAGCTGCTCGTGAGACGGCTCACGGAGGCGGTGAGGTGGCAACCCGAGGCTGCTGCTGCAGTGGCCAGTACGATCGCGAAGGCCAAGTCCGGCGAAGCCAGGCGGCGCGGCAAGGCCGACGTCGACGCGTGGGTCGTCTTTGCCGGGCCTGACGTGGCCGGGAAGAGGAGCATGGCCGAGGCGCTGTCCAAGTCCGTCTTCGGCACGGGGGCGGCCACCGTGCGCCTCGGCTACCCGCAAGCCGGCGATGACGGCGGCGAGTCCGTCGTGTCGTGCCGTGGCCAGACGGCGCTGGACCGCATGGCGGAGGCGATACGGGCGAACCCGTTCCGAGTCGTCGTGCTGGATGGCATCGACCACGCCGACAGCGTCGTGCGCGGGTTGCCAGATCACCTGAGGAGCTCGCAACGAGCCGAACCCTTTCTTCCTGACCTGCCATGGAACCTGGAGCACGGGATGATGACCGGTGGACGAGCTGGCGCAGGCGCTGGACGCGCTGGGCCTGGACGCCGACCGCACCGGCCTAGCCGCCACCGTCGGTGCCTACGTGCCCGGCGCCGGCTAGCCGCCGCCGTCGGCACCTACGACGGCGCCGCGGGGAGGAAGAGCGGCGGCTGGAGGAGGGCGCTGGGAAGCGAGCTGCCGGTTGGAGGACAGCGGCGGCTCGCCAGCGCGCCCGCAACAGCGATGGCGGGCGCCACGGAGCCGTCCGCGTACGTGACGTGGTGCGGGAAGGTGTTTTCTACAAATGTGCTTtaaatttaaggttaaataaataggtatgAACTGCAGTGAACTATTTTAAAAGTTTATAGACCTAAAAAACcactttaaaagttgatggacccaactgaaacatcctcacaagttaatgaatctctggtgcatttaactctttttcTTATATGTAAACACCATTATAACGATGATGCAACATGGCACTCTTACCTGATGAATCGTTATATATTAGAATGAATAAAGAATCGTTTCGACTGAAATGATCGTGAATTATAAGCCAGaaatactgctggctagtttggtgtgaatGAAAAATACTATtgtagcttataatccacgatcgtataagccgaAACGATAAGGCTGAGCCCTTCGTGCAAGTTTGCGTATGCATGACGTCACTGGCTAATGAATGGGTGACTCGCTGACACCGAGGATGGCAACAAGAGACTTAAAAACTCTCAGGACAAAAGAAAATGAGTACCTAGCTCTTTCCTGTACCCACAACCACAACAGCAGAATAAAAATTCTGGGGGAAAAAAAGAACCTAGCCCTTTCCAGTACCCACAACCACAGCAGCAGAATAAAAATTCTCAGGAAAAAAACCACAAACGGCAGAATAAAAATTCTCTGGGGAAAAAGAAAAGAGGACCTAGCTCTTTCATGTGCTCACAACCACAACAGCAGAATAAAAATTCTCTGGGAAAAGAAATGAGGACATAGCTCTTTCCTGTACCAAAAACCACAACAGCAGAATTTGTTCCACAGACCACAACAGTAACAGGTCCAAAAAACACATACTTGTATATTTCTATACTAGTAACTCATGGATCTGATGGGCGATAGAGAACCATCATCTGGAGGCATGCAATTTATCACAGAAACTCTTGCAGCTTCTTCAACAGCAAATTCTGGACTTCGGTGTGATTGCACACTGACACTGAACCACCAATATGCCTGCATGTAAACAACAGAACGTGGAGGCAGTCCAAGCCAACAAAAAATATGAAAGGAATATTTCTTACAGATGGCAGGAGCATAAGAATCAAGATTGAAGAGAGAAAAAAAGGGTGGGATATAAGACATCTGAATCATGAGTAACAACTGATCTAATGTTCCTTACTTCATTAGAGCAATATGAGCTAGGAAATATACAGAAGTTTAAACAAAGCACCTTGACTTGCATCAAGTTTAAACAAAGCAAGTCGATGATTCAGCTGCACATATCCAAGATCAACAAGATGCCAATCACAAGCCTAAAGATGCCTCAACTAGCAGGCGATGATTTCGATGACTTCCTCGTTCTGTGAGCATCCATTTGCAGTATAGCACCCATGTCTGCTGGAGTTCCGGTTAGCATTCATGTTGGTGGCTGGCTGGCTGCCATGACCCTGGCTTGAAAGACACCCGTCGTTTACCATACCTACAGTGCAATTCAGCTCCAAATTTAGGGGTTGTTGTAGGTTTGTAGCATCAAACCCTCCAATGCACCAAACACAGTGGAGTTAAAAAAAGAACAACTAAGATCCCGACATCCAGCATATTCAAGTATTTGACCAAGATAAAGTTATTACAGAAGTTAGTACAAACCCAGAAAACTTGACAGCACATAATTCAGTATCAAAGTATTGTATTGTAACGCCAAGCTAGAAAAGCGAAGCGAACCTTGATGTTGTGCCTTAGTTCTTGACTTTATGTTGAATGCACAGTATATGCGCGCTAGACCACTACAGAACGATGACACTCCCAAGTCTAAAGATATAGAGGTTCTGTCCCAGCCCCTCTCTTTCCCTCCCCCGGCCAGGCGGCCACCACTAAATTTTCGGTGCTTACTTACAAATTCCAAGATGACAAATCAGAACCTCAAACACCGCTGCAGAACCACAAACATATACCAGTCAATTCAACAAGCCTAAATGAATGTATGAAATCAAGAAAGGTCACTAAGAATAATCATGCCATCAGCACTTGAAGGACAGGAGGTAGTACAAAAAACAAAGGCATGGTTGTAGTTACTGTATAGCATGCACATTTGTTTGGCAAACAAACTGGAAGGCAAACAGCTGGAGTGGCTACTAGGATAGGTTAAAACTGTGTACATAGTAATATACTGACACACTCTACGTGATGCATCCAAGAGTAGATATCATAATTGGCCCAGACCAACAAGGCATTTCATCTGAAGCAGTAACAAAAGTAATTCAACTGACAGTATAATCGGCAGAGATCAGAAAAGCTTAAAAACAGATTAATATTACAGATGTTTTAGTGCACTAGTTAGCCTTTCATTGCGCTTGCTTTGCGAcataaataaactaaagaaaaacTAAGTAAGAAACAACACAGGAACCCAATAGAGTAAAGAAAAACTCAGTAATCATCATGTAAGAAACAGCACACTAGTACTACAATACACTACTTCCAGTAAAGTAACTCCACATTAAGACAAGGAAAACAATCTGTTTTGCCTGTCTGGAAAATCATGTTTTCTTCACTGGAGGTAGCATATATCACAGAAGATACAGCCTAACCATACCTCAAACTCTTCCTCTTCATCCTCTTCATCCTCATCTTTATATAGATATTCATATTCACCGTCCTATAGAATAATAAGGGGAAGCACATGCAGTTAGCAACAAAGTAGCAAAAATGTTAAATTATGACCTGAACAAAAACAGGAAACTGAATCACTATACATCATCATCAGAGCTGCTTAATGCATCAAAATCAAATGGTAAATATCCATCCAAGTGACCACCAGTGTATGCATCAGCCTCAAACGGGTGCAGCATATCAGAACTTCCATTGTTTTTACAGCCAAAACAATGGCCACCTTCATCATAAAGAAATAAGGCAAGAAACAGACATATCACCAACCATGCACAAACAGATGTTAATAGTAGCGACTAATTCAGGGTAGAGAAAAATGTATAGCAGTTTAAGATAACGCACAAACTTAAACTGCAAGGGTTACATATGAATAATAAACCACTAAAACATAACACGACAGGCAAACAAACTGTCTTGTTAGAATAATAGGAATTGCAAATCACATTCTATATTTAGCCAAaaaaagatctacatctaataGAAGAGTAAGCGCCAGATCAGCAACCATGCACAACCAGATGTTAATTACCCAAGTAATTTAAGGTAAGGAAAATTGTATATACGCAATAAGTACAAGTCATCTGCATGAAACAGTTAAAGATATTACATGATTATAAACTGCAAGGTCTGCACTCAATATACAAGCAACAAATTTACAACCATATACATATGTAACAGATGAGCTAGCAAAAGCAGAACCTGTATTTTTGAAATTTTTTATGTGCCAACATAAGCTATTGTCAGATACATACATGCAGGGTCTCTCGATTTGAGTTGCAAAAGTGTGACCATAGCAAAAGGCCACATGAAGGAATGCACttcagaatatatatatattaaacaaatatttcTTTTGACCATGTATTTGAAGTAAAACTATAACTGAACCCCTAACCACCATGACGAGTATGTAGAGGTTAATTTAAGATACGAGTGTGGGATACCCTTAGATACAAATTCGATCATGCAGCAACAGTTGACCTCCCAGACCTTTTTTCCTTGCATATGCGAAACTTCAGCAAAGAATAGTTTGTTGCCAGTGCTATGGTCATCATCAGCTTCTTTCTGCTTTGTTGTGAAATTGAAATGATAATACCACCTGTGGTTCTCATAAATGATTTGTTTCCTCAAAAGATCTTCCAGTTCATGTGCAAGATTCTAGTATAAGAAGAGAAAACTGtagcatgagagagagagagagagagagagagagagagagagacagaggagACAGCCACCGAAAAGATTGCTTTGGTCATTAAACTGGTCCAGTATAGCTTGAGCCAAGTGCCACTTCTCACTACAGGTATTCTCACTACTTAACGAATTAGGACCTCCCTTTGTTGTACTAATCCTGTTTGAGTTCAATAATCAACAACAATTGCTTGTAATGGAGATAAAACGAACTAGAACGAAGTCCAGAAACTTTACCTTGTTTCACACTGCCATAAATCAAGGAAGCTAATGATAGCATTTTCAGTTTCATCTATGCTCTGAAacggtccacccacattagggtATATCCAGATAGATCCCCTCCTGTCAATCCTAATGTAGAACACCTCAAATGAGTTTGCAGGATAGTAGATCAAAATGTTAGGCCCAAGAGTTGGTGGAGAGTCGTCAATGGTGTTAAGCGGCACTGTCCGTGGACTGGCAGTGATCAACTCTTCTGATGAACTGTCAAGATACTCGTCCAATGAGGAAACATCTGGCTCTTGCAGAGTTAGTATAGATGTGGAGTCAGCAGCACCCGCCACAAACTTTTCAGACCAGGAGGGTAATGTTCTCAATGAGCCATCAATGGTGTTCTGCGTCATTGTCTGCGGGTCGGCGATGTTTGATTCTTCATATGATGTACTAGTGTCGTGCAACTTCTCCAAAGATGAAACAACACCTTCTACAAGCTTCTGCCCAGATGAATTGTCAAAAAACTCATCCAAGGATGGACCATCTGGCTCCTGCAGGCCTGGAGCATATGTGGAATCAGCAGCAGCTGCCACAGGCTTCTGACAAGTGGATGTGGAAGTGCTGGATGAGCTCCCAATGGTTTCATGTGGCACTGTTGGTGCACTGTCAGGGATCGACTCTTCTAATGGCGTGGTGTTGGGCAACTCCTCCAAGAACAAAAACATTGGGGGTCTTGCAGAGTTTTTGCATATGCAGACTCAGCAGCACCTGCCACAGCCAATTACGCCTAAAAAGGAGAAAGCAGCACGATGAGTACAGATCTAACAAATCGTTATTTGAGTACAATCATTGTGCGATATTATACAAGTAACCAGATGTCACAAATTCATAAAACAAATACTCTCAGTTCAACTGAAATACATACAAATGCAGCAGTTTATTTATTTAGGGGCGTTTTCTCCTGCTGGTAGATTAAAACAACTCCCGTTCCACCCCACACCCAAGGGTAATGAACTAATGATCATTAGTTTTTTTTGCTACCAATCTCA
The nucleotide sequence above comes from Miscanthus floridulus cultivar M001 chromosome 18, ASM1932011v1, whole genome shotgun sequence. Encoded proteins:
- the LOC136523367 gene encoding S-locus-specific glycoprotein S13-like — its product is MEAVKRVCSLSRPPMAPLPAFFFLTVAAFAARDTILPGEGISGNETLVSRNGVFELGFFSSGTDLYHFLGVRIRNMPRNAGTPKFWFGHRVYISDLSSAALQLFGDRLYITEAGAYLWWSSVAGDDSDGDGPTPAPASTVAVLLDSGNLVVRDQANSSRVLWQSFDYPGDALLPGARLGLDGDTGNDVSLTYTNTNWFSASASASTSSLSVDQRRRNG
- the LOC136522770 gene encoding uncharacterized protein, which codes for MAEHLRLHLGQVSLRSWSSFAGCWVARWTFPSDCKSSAFFCGRFGACTSNGTCGCVHRFEPSKPSEWQRGYFVDGCSRSRPLRCTADDGLTVEHDDSFVLLDNLRGHPCNSQNDTAEGDEGCRQACLSKCYCIAYAYDDDSGCKLWYNYLYNVSFAAPTILANMQAPPPVVRPSVQHRGAVDMDLALGLAATRPACETDDKLLVRRLTEAVRWQPEAAAAVASTIAKAKSGEARRRGKADVDAWVVFAGPDVAGKRSMAEALSKSVFGTGAATVRLGYPQAGDDGGESVVSCRGQTALDRMAEAIRANPFRVVVLDGIDHADSVVRGLPDHLRSSQRAEPFLPDLPWNLEHGMMTGGRAGAGAGRAGPGRRPHRPSRHRRCLRARRRLAAAVGTYDGAAGRKSGGWRRALGSELPVGGQRRLASAPATAMAGATEPSAYVTWCGKVFSTNVL
- the LOC136520861 gene encoding uncharacterized protein isoform X1 is translated as MFLFLEELPNTTPLEESIPDSAPTVPHETIGSSSSTSTSTCQKPVAAAADSTYAPGLQEPDGPSLDEFFDNSSGQKLVEGVVSSLEKLHDTSTSYEESNIADPQTMTQNTIDGSLRTLPSWSEKFVAGAADSTSILTLQEPDVSSLDEYLDSSSEELITASPRTVPLNTIDDSPPTLGPNILIYYPANSFEVFYIRIDRRGSIWIYPNVGGPFQSIDETENAIISFLDLWQCETRTVNMNIYIKMRMKRMKRKSLRYGKRRVSFKPGSWQPASHQHEC
- the LOC136520861 gene encoding uncharacterized protein isoform X2, whose translation is MTKAIFSNLAHELEDLLRKQIIYENHRWYYHFNFTTKQKEADDDHSTGNKLFFAEVSHMQGKKVWEVNCCCMIEFVSKGGHCFGCKNNGSSDMLHPFEADAYTGGHLDGYLPFDFDALSSSDDDDGEYEYLYKDEDEEDEEEEFEVW